The window TGGGCTGCTCAGAAGCAGAAGCATGTCTTGCTCATGTCTGTGTcaccagcacctagcacagtgtcttacacatagaacaaaataaatgagaaaaatgaacgAACTCCAAGCTTGCCATGTGTGTAGGACACACAACAGAATGAATTTTGAATGAGCAGAAATTTAGTATCATTTTTACCCCTGTTCTTCCATGCACAAACTGTCCTTCATGCTGCCAGAGGACGTGATGTCCTGACTGCAAGAGGCCTCACAGACCATTTTACAAGAAAGGAAACTAAGATCCGGGCCGATTAAGCAACTTCTCATGTCACACAGGGAATTAGGAGCAAAGTCTGGAATTTAACAGAGGCCTTAGGACACTCGGTCATGTGTTCATTCTACTTTGCTGGTTAGTCTCCTAAGTGATTCTATTTACCCAAAAATTCATGAGGACAGGTAAAAAGAAAACTGGACGGTTTGACAACCACATAGTTCAGTAAAGGACAGTTTCTGAGAGCAAAATGCTTCCATCTCAAGAGGTAGGCCTCTTAAATGTGGGGCTTACATTTGTTGATGTTCTGAGGAAAAGAACATATTGGGACGTGCTCAAGCAAGGCATTTGGAGTGATTGAGAAATTTTCTTCATGCCAGATTTTACTCAGTTAATGTGAATACTGTGAGATGGGCTGGATGGAGTCTTAAAGGAATTTGAGACTTAGGGAAAATGAGGGAATGAAGAGCTAGCAAGAACCCAGGATGGGGATCAATATGAAAACCATGAGCTGAGCAGGGAGCTGTGTGTCCAGAATAGAGATTAAGCATGAATTGTGGGCCAGGGGAATTCTTTCCAAGGTGTCCTTCCTTAGGTCCGGGAATCCACAGGAAGGAATTTGAGCAGGGTGAGACAGTCAGAAGGAGATTGAAACAGAAACAACCTCTTCAAGAACATATAACTTAAGTAACACTAGCCAGCGTATCGAGACTGTGTACATTTGTGTCCTTAGATTCCCACACCTTGTGGGGGCTTCGTTTACAGTTCATGGGGAAAGAGGAGGGACATTCCAAAAGGAGGAGAACAGGAAAGGCCCTGAATACCAGGGGTTCAGTCTTTGCAAAGGGTCATTGCTTCACAGATGTTGACCCACAGGAAGTTACTCAAAGAAGTGTAAGGTGATGGGGGTGGAGGAAGATGGATGGAAGGGACTTATGTCTGTATTTTCATTGATTCAAAGCTGTTGTGCTATAGGCACCATGTTGAACATCAGGAGCTCAGTGGTCAGCAAAATAGATGTATTTCCTGCCTTCTCAGAATTTACAATCCAGTGAACTATTGGGGGGAACCCTGGGATTCCCAagaaacttcttttttattactttatttttaattacaattgacatatagtattgtattagtttcaggtatataatatattgattcaacatttttataccttacaaagtgatcatcacAGTAAGTCTAGAAAGCATCTgttaccatatatagttattatgaTGTTATTGACTATTCACAAGGAGCTTCTTGAAAAAAGTAAGTGTGGTGGGCTTTATGAGATAATTATAGTAGGCTAAAGAAATAAGCTAGGTATCTGGTCACATCTGGAAGAAACTTGGGAGTCAACAATGGAACGGGAAGGGACTTGAGCGAGGTTCTACAGGACACGATTTCTTAGCCCCAGACCTACTAGATGGGCTGCAGTCCATGCCCAGGACATGACCCTGTGGCCACCTGAATCTGTGATACAGATTCACCCCACTCCTgcctgccccttcccctcccctttcagATCACAGCCAGTGGGATGGCTCCACGCCGGTTTTGTGGCCAGCAGGACTCCCCTCTGGGCAGACCCCCAGGTCAGAGGGAATTTGTGTCCTCAGGGAGCAGTTTGCAGCTGACCTTCTGTGCACCCGCCTCCTCTGAGGACAGGACCACCCACCTACACAAGGGCTTCCTGGCCCTCTACCAAGCCGTGAGTAAGTATCCATCCTGGGGGTGCATCCTTTGCCCATAGCCAGGGCCCCAGTATCTTGAAGCAACAAGCAGAAGCTCGAGTGACTGCGGAGGCTGGAGGCTCCAAGACACCTGGGcctaccccacccctgccctaccTGGCCCCTGCTGGTGAGCAGCCCTGTCAAAGGGCAACCATTGCTCAGCTCCAGCAGTTGTTTCCATGCCAATTTGCTGGTCCAGTGCTAGCAGATCATctcatttttcaagagaaaccaaAAATCCAGATTTTAAGTAAGATTCTAGATTTTCAAATGGTTACTCagaatttttgaaagataatacATGCACATGATAATAATTTCCcaaaaaatatatggtaaaaaGTACGTCTTCCTCTGATCTCTGGCCCTTAGTTCCTGGCTACTTTGTCCAGAAACAATCCTGTTCTCCATTTCCTGTGTATCCTTCCAAAGACATTCTATGCCATTCAAATATaaattgtttgtgtgtgtgtgtgcgtgtgtgtggtgttgCATAATATTTACAATGTTTTAACCTTGGCATTTTTCACTCAATGATATAtcttaaacatatatacatatgtttggcATTGCCTAATTCTTTTTAATGACCATATAATATTCCTTTGATTGATACATcataatgtacatatttaatcAATCCTGGACTGATTGATATTTTGCTGCTTCAAATGGTATTGTTATGTATATCCTTGTATATATATCTTGAAGCATGCATATAAGGGTAAATTCTTAGAAATGGAAATGCTAGGTGAAAAAAACTTTTACAGATTTAATTTGGACATTGCTAAATCTCCCTCCAAAGAGGTTTTGCTAATTTACACTCCCACTAATGTACGGAAATTCCTGTTTCCCCATACCCTCCTTATCACAgttattttcaaactcttttagCATTGACAATCTGATCAgtggaaaataattcaaattaaaaaagaaaaagaaaaaaagactgtgtAGGTCAAACTAGATATGGCCATGGGACAGAATCTGtgccagggttgccagtttgcaATTCTGTTCTAGGTCCAAATGACCACTCTTTTCCTATAGGTATGAACCATAGTCAACCCATCAGCCAGGTTAGTGGGGGCTCTgagaccacacacacacctggagaCAACCCCTACAAGATCCAGAACCTCTGCCAAGAGCCCTATTATCAGTCAATGCCAGCAGGTGAGTCCCCACGTGCTGGAGAACCACCTTCTATCTACCTCACTCTTACCAAGAGACCTGCGGCCCTTTGGGCTCCTACTCTTTTAACCCCAACTCCCAATTCTGAGCCTATTTCTTTGCCTTCCCTCATTTCACTCCTCAGACACTCTCACCTGCACAGCCCAGGGCCTCTGGAAAGAGACACAGGACAGGAAAGAGGTTCATCACTGTGTGCCTGGTGAGTAGTGACCTGTCAGTGCTGTGACTATGGCCACTTCCCCAACAAGCCTCAGCCGTACATGGGGCCTGTGGAGCAGAACACAGGGGGGTAAAGGAAAGCCTCAGAATAGAAAGGGGGAGATAAAGGCatgagagaggcagaggaggggaacAAAGAAGCCCAGAAAAGGAGCGGCAGGAAGCTTGTCCCTTATTCTTCCAGGATCAAAGGATAACTGAGAAAGCAAAAGCATGAAGAAAGTTAATCAGATGGGAaagtgaaggaggaaggggagcagagttgaaataagagaaaattctCTCTTGGTATGGTATGCCTTAAGGATACACAGACAGGCTCTCTGTCCCCAAAATATCTCCCTACCTAGATGCCACAGAGCCAGAAAGTccaccaattttaaaaaatgttttaaaaaaaaatgttttcactgagataaaattcacataacatgaatttcaccattttaagtgtacaattcagtaatttttaatgtAGTCACAATTCTGTGCAACCATTACCAATAATTTCAGAACGTTTCCATCACCTCACAATGCAGCCCAGTACCTTCagctctccccccctcccccatcccctggcaatcactaatgtgctttctgtctctatggatttgcctattctggacatttcattatcaatatgtggccttttgtgtctggcttctttcatttagggTGTCTTCAAGGTGCATCCACTGTAACACGTATCAGTACTTAATTCCTTTCATAGCTGAATTCTATCCAGCTATGAAttctggatataccacattttgtttattcattcatcagttgatggacatttttgttgtttccactttttgcctTTTATGGataacactgctatgaacatttgtgtacaactTTCTGTTTGAACACATGTTTTGAGTTCTCTTGGGAGTGGAATCGCTGGATCATatcatatgtttaactttttgaggaattgccaaactgttttccacaatggttgcaccattttaaattcccatcaGCAGCCTATGAGGGTTCAAGTCTACCATTTTTAAacacccccccctttttttttagtgaaaacaTTGCCTTTAACCCAATCTGAATAAATTTCTCAGACTTTACTCCTGATCCACAGAGTGCTCTAGCGGCAGCCTGACATAGGCTTTGGAGTGAGTTGGAGGGCACTTTATAATGGGagatgttaaaaatgaagaaatgacacAGAAAACAGAGGCAAGAGGCACTGAAGGCAAATTCTGCTTGCTGCATGATGTTGGATAGGGGTGGTCCCACCAAGAGTCTAAAAAAGTGGCTTAAAATGgctgaggcaggagggagagcATTTCACAGATGTAGGTCTTTAATAAACGTGTCTTGATGCATGCTGATTTCTCACCCTTGCCTTTCCTTAGTCTGTGGACGGCCAGTCACCCCCATCACCCCGAACCAGGAGGCTCAAGGTTCTTCCAAAGCTAAGTTGGGCAACTTCCCCTGGCAAGCCTTCACCAATATTCATGGCCGTGCGGGAGGGGCCTTGCTAGGTGACAGATGGATTCTCACTGCCGCCCACACCATCTATCCCAAGGACAGCATCTTTCTTGGGAAGAACCCAAGTGTGGATGTGTTCCTAGGCCACACAAAGATAGATGAGATAATAAAACTGGGAAACCACCCTGTACGCCGTGTGGTTGTGCACCCCGACTACCGTCAGAACGAGTCCCGCAACTTCGACGCAGACATTGCCCTCCTGGAGCTCCAGCACAGTGTCCGTCTCGGCCCCAACCTCCTCCCCGTCTGTCTGCCTGACAATGAGACTTTCTACCGCAGCGGCCTGATGGGCTACGTCAGTGGGTTTGGCATGGAGATGGGCTGGTTAACTACTGAGTTGAAATACTCAAGGCTGCCTGTCGCCCCAAGGGAGGCCTGCGAGGCCTGGCTTCAAGAGAAACAGAGGACTGACGTGTTTTCTGACAACATGTTCTGTGTTGGGAATAAGACATGGCAGCAGAGTGTCTGCCAGGGGGACAGTGGTGGCGTCTATGTGGTATGGGATGATGGTGCCCATCACTG of the Rhinolophus sinicus isolate RSC01 linkage group LG02, ASM3656204v1, whole genome shotgun sequence genome contains:
- the C1RL gene encoding complement C1r subcomponent-like protein isoform X1, producing MWWLLLWGVLQACPSQGSVLLAQQLPQQLTSPRYPEPYLKGQETTTVIEAPEGFAVKLIFQDFDLEPSQDCERDSVTITASGMAPRRFCGQQDSPLGRPPGQREFVSSGSSLQLTFCAPASSEDRTTHLHKGFLALYQAVSMNHSQPISQVSGGSETTHTPGDNPYKIQNLCQEPYYQSMPADTLTCTAQGLWKETQDRKEVHHCVPVCGRPVTPITPNQEAQGSSKAKLGNFPWQAFTNIHGRAGGALLGDRWILTAAHTIYPKDSIFLGKNPSVDVFLGHTKIDEIIKLGNHPVRRVVVHPDYRQNESRNFDADIALLELQHSVRLGPNLLPVCLPDNETFYRSGLMGYVSGFGMEMGWLTTELKYSRLPVAPREACEAWLQEKQRTDVFSDNMFCVGNKTWQQSVCQGDSGGVYVVWDDGAHHWVATGIVSWGIGCGKGYGFYTKVFNYVDWIKGVMDGKD
- the C1RL gene encoding complement C1r subcomponent-like protein isoform X2, whose translation is MAPRRFCGQQDSPLGRPPGQREFVSSGSSLQLTFCAPASSEDRTTHLHKGFLALYQAVSMNHSQPISQVSGGSETTHTPGDNPYKIQNLCQEPYYQSMPADTLTCTAQGLWKETQDRKEVHHCVPVCGRPVTPITPNQEAQGSSKAKLGNFPWQAFTNIHGRAGGALLGDRWILTAAHTIYPKDSIFLGKNPSVDVFLGHTKIDEIIKLGNHPVRRVVVHPDYRQNESRNFDADIALLELQHSVRLGPNLLPVCLPDNETFYRSGLMGYVSGFGMEMGWLTTELKYSRLPVAPREACEAWLQEKQRTDVFSDNMFCVGNKTWQQSVCQGDSGGVYVVWDDGAHHWVATGIVSWGIGCGKGYGFYTKVFNYVDWIKGVMDGKD